GCTTTTGTGGGAATCGGGGAAAATGGTCATTTGGCTTTCAATGATCCACCTGCCGATTTTGACACGGAATCTCCCTACATCCTTGTGGATTTAGATCATGCTTGTCGTATGCAACAATACGGTGAGGGTTGGTTTGCTAGTATTGAAGCTGTGCCAACTCAAGCCATCAGCATGTCGATTCGTCAAATTATGAAATCAAAATACATCATCTGCTCAGTTCCTGATTTGCGAAAAGCGCAGGCTGTTTCGAACTGCTTGGAAGGCGAAATCTCAAATCTTCACCCGGCTTCAATCCTCCAAAGTCATTCCGATTGTCAGATTTTTTTAGACAAACCCGCTTCATCCTTACTTTCCAACCATTAATCGGAAAAGTTTTGGAAGGGTGACATAAAATTTGGTATTTATAGGCAAAGGTAAATCAAATGAGATTTCCTTTTGCTAAAAACCCAAAAGCCACCTATGTCAACACCTTCTGCTGCGGTACGCGCGGACCAGCTAAGCCAAAAGGATACTTGGATTTCGATCGGAATTATCGGAATGCTATTTTTCATTTTCGGTTTTGTTTCTTGGGTCAACGCGATCCTGATTCCTTATTTCAAAATCGCCTTTACCCTTAGCAACTTCGATTCCTACCTGGTTGCCTTCGCTTTTTACATTTCTTACCTCGTCATGTCTGTTCCTTCTTCCTATCTACTCAAAGCAGTAGGATTCAAGAAAGGAATGATGTTTGGCTTCTTCGCGATGGCCATAGGTACATTTATTTTTGTTCCTGCAGCGATGAGTCGAACCTATGAGATTTTCCTATTGGGTTTGTTTACGCTGGGAACAGGTTTGGCTGTACTTCAGACCGCTGCCAATCCTTATGTGACCGTTTTGGGGCCGAAAGAAAATGCCGCCCAACGCATCAGCGTGATGGGTATTTTCAACAAGGGAGCTGGAATTTTGGCTCCTATTCTTTTTGCTGCCGTCATTTTAAGAGTAGGGGATAATGAGCTTTTTCAGCAGTTAGACTCCATGTCTCGAGAGGCTAAGGATGCCGCTTTAGATGAATTGATTCGTCGGGTAATTTTGCCTTATTCGATAGTCGGAACCGTCCTTTTGTGTCTAGGAATCTTTGTGCGGTTTTCGCCATTACCGGAAATCGACACGGAACATGAGACCGCTGAAGTAGCTGAAGCCAACTCAGGAAAAACGTCCATTTTTCAGTTTCCACACTTGATTTTAGGTGCAATAGCGATTTTCCTACATGTGGGAACTCAGGTAATTGCCATTGATACGGTAATTCCTTATGCCAACTCCTTTGGGATAGGATTGATGGAAGCTAAGGTCTTTCCATCTTACACGCTCGCATTTACAATTTTGGGCTATTTGATTGGAATTTCCTTGATTCCAAAGGTGATTTCGCAAGTGAATGTGCTTCGGATTTGTACGCTTTTAGGTACAGGATTCACCCTGTTGATCATTTTTACCTCAGGTCAAGTGACGATTTTAGGAATCACGACGGATATTTCGATTTGGTTTGTGGTGTTATTAGGCTTGGCCAATTCTTTGGTTTGGGCTGGGATTTGGCCCCTAGCATTGGATGGCTTGGGCCGCTTCACTAAACTGGGCGCTTCCATCATGATTATGGGATTGTGCGGAAATGCCATTATGCCACTGGCCTATGGAGCCGTGGCTGACGCGGTTAATGTGCAACAAGCCTATTGGGTACTTTTCCCTTGCTACCTGTATTTGGTGTTTTATGCAGTTCAAGGTCATAAAATCAGAAAATGGAAACTCGCCTGATCGGAAAGTCTTTTTGGGATGGAAAGCCTATGGAAATTTGTGTTTCCGAAGGAAAGATCAAGTCTGTTTCATCTGTCGGAACCAGTCCTGAAAATCTCTGGATCGGCCCTGGATTTACAGATATTCAAGTCAATGGCTATGGAGGTTTGGATTACAATTCACTTCAATCCGATATTTTGGCTTTGGGTCAAATTTCCAAAAAACTGCTTAAATGCGGAGTAACCAGCCATTTTCCCACCATCATCACCAATTCGCCGGGAAATATCTCAACCTTGATTCAACAGGTGGTTCAGCTTAGAAAAATGGATCCCGTAGCTGCTTCCTGCATTTCAGGAATTCATATCGAGGGGCCTTTTATTTCTCCCGAAGACGGACCAAGAGGAGCCCATTTCAAGGAATTTGTACAAGGTCCGGATTGGGATTTGTTCCAAAAGTGGATCGAAGAAAGCGAAGGACTGATCCGAATGATTACTCTTTCTCCAGAATGGGAGGGAAGTTCCGAGTTTATCGAAAAATGTGTAGAATCCGGCATTTTGGTTTCCATCGGTCATACCAATGCAACTCATTCTCAGATTCAGTATGCTCAAAAAGCAGGAGCAAGGCTTTCCACCCATTTGGGAAATGGAATGCATGGAGTCATCACTCGTCACCCCAATTACCTCTGGTCTCAACTAGCTTCCGAAAGCCTTTCAGCAACTATTATCGCCGATGGATTTCATCTTCCTGCTGAAGTGATTCAGGTATTTAAGAAAGTGAAAGGGGAAAAGCTGATGCTGGTGAGTGATTCGGTAGCACTGGCCGGAATGCCTGCTGGGGATTATGAAGCAGAAGTAGGAGGAAAAGTGACCTTGACTCCTGAAGGGAAACTCCACCTTTTCGGAAATCCCAACATGCTTGCGGGATCGGCCATGAATATCCTCCAAGGAATTAATTTTCTGCTTAGAAATAACCTAGCAGATCTACCCGAAGCTTGGCAAATGGCTTCCATACGACCTCAAAGGCTTTTTGAACCCACTTTTGATCCTTTTCAAATCGGTCAAAATGCGGACTTGATTTTAGCAGAACAGCAACCTAATCTCGGTTTAAAAATTCTCAAAGTCCTAAAAAACGGGGTAGAAATACCTCTCGATTAACCCAAACTCAGAAACCATAGCACTATGAAAAATAACCTTAACCGCCGCCATTTCATCAAAACCGCCGCAACCGGAGCCTTGGGGCTCAGTGCTGCAACATCTGCTTTTTCTTTTAATATCCTTTCCCAATACCCGCTTAAGGACAAATACCGTGTTGCCGTGATTGGCGTCAACAGTCGGGGTTCACAACATATTCAGGCATTCGCCAAAATCCCGAATGTGGAAATTGCCTACATCTGTGATGTGGATTCCAGTGCAAAGGAAAGAGGAATTGCCTTGGCATTGAAAGAAGGCGTAAAAACAGCTCCAACAGGATTGGTTGATTTTAGAAAGGCTTTGGAAGACAAAACCCTGGATGCAGTCTCGATTGCCATGCCAGATCATTGGCACACACCTGCTGCTATGTTAGCCCTGCAAGCTGGAAAACATGTGTATTTAGAAAAACCAGGTTCACACAACCCAGCAGAATCCGAACTACTTGTCGAAGCCACCAAAAAATATGGGAAAATCGTCCAAATGGGCAATCAGCGCAGATCCTGGCCTAGAGTGCAGGAAGCAATGAAAGAGCTACACTCAGGTGCAATTGGAAAGGCCTATTATGCCCGCGCTTGGTATACAAATACCCGAAAATCCATCGGTTATGGAAAGCCCGCTTCCTTTCCGGAATGGCTGGATTTCGAGCTTTGGCAGGGGCCTGCGCCACGGGCAGAATTCAAAGACAACCTAATTCATTACAACTGGCACTGGTTCTGGCACTGGGGCACGGGAGAAATCGTGAATAACGGTGTGCACTTTTTGGATTTGGCAAGATGGGGATTGCAAGTAGACTATCCCGAAAAATGCTATTCCAGCGGAGGGCGCTACCACTTTCAGGACGATTGGGAAACGCCTGATACTCAAATTGCTTCATACAATTTCGCTAATGGAAAATCAATCCTGTGGGAAGGTCGCAGTTGCAATGCCCGCGACATCAACGCGATGGGTTCAGGAGTTTCATTCCATGGAGAAAACGGAACACTCGAACTCCTAAACAACTCTTACAAAATCTACGACAATGCCAATAAGCTGGTGAAATCTGCCGAGCCAACGACCAATACCGTGGTGGATCAACGCGGCGCTGGTTTTGACATGGACATCGCCCATTTCACCAATTTTATCAATGCCATCGATAAGGGAGAAAGTCAGATTTCCCCTTACCCTGAAATTCAAAAAAGCGTGTTACTATGCCATTTGGGCAATATTTCATACCGAACCGGCAGAGCTTTAGAAATTGACCAAAATTCAGGAAAGATCCTTGGTGATAAGGAAGCTATGAAACTGTGGGGCAGGGAGTACCAAAAAGGTTGGGAACCTAAACTCTAAGCGTATGGATAAGGAATCCTTCTTCCAACCCTCCAAGGGTTCTGAAGCCCTTGGAGGGTTAAAATCCAATCGATTAGTCAGCATCGATGCGCTTCGAGGCTTTGACATGTTGATGATCTGCGGAGCGGATGCTTTTTTCCGAAGCTTCGAAGGCAAAACTTCAACGGATTGGCTGAATGGATTGGCTCATCAATTTGAGCATCCAGAGTGGATAGGCTTTACCTTTTACGATTTCATTTTCCCGCTTTTCCTGTTTGTGGCCGGGGTTTCTATTCCTTTTTCTTTGGGAAAATTAAAAGAAGCCAATGCTCCTAAAAGCCAAATTTACCGAAAGGCATTCTGGAGGATGATGATTTTGATCGGCTTGGGAATCTTGGATAAGAATGCACCTTTTCCGTTTTTTGATTGGGATCAAATCCGCTTGGGAAGTGTGCTGGGAAGGATTGGGATTGCTGGTTTCGCTACGGTAGTGTTATTCTTGAATTTCAACACCGCAAAACGATTGATTATCGCCGGAGGTATTCTCTTGGTGTATTATGCCGCTATTTTTCTGGTTCCGGTACCGGGAATTGGGGCAGGCGATTTGACTTTCGAGGGAAATTTGGTAGGATGGTTTGATCGGACTTTTCTACCTGGAAGGCTACTACAAGGACAATTCGATGAATTGGGAATACTGACCACCTTTCCGGCGATTTGCCTCACAATTTTAGGCGCTCATGCTGGTGAAATTCTTAGAAAAGTAACTGCATCCGAAAACCAAAAACTGAAAGAGTTACTGGTTACGGGACTGATTTGCATTGGAATAGCCCTGATTTGGAACCTTCACTTCCCGATTTTCAAGCGCATGTGGACGAGTTCTTTTATTATGCTCACTTCGGGTTTGGCATTTCTGTCTTTAAGCCTATTTTACCTGATTATCGACATACTCAAATTCCAGAAATGGGCTTTCTTCTTTGTCGTCGTTGGGATGAATAGTTTGACGATCTACATGATCTATCGCTTTGTCAATTTCAGGTATACCTCGAAGCTTTTGTTTGAGGGGCTTTACAAACCTTTAGGAGAAAATTGGATGCCGGTGATGGAAAGTTTGGGCGCTTTGGGGTTGGTTTGGCTGTTCCTGTATTTCCTTTATCGAAATAAGATTTTCTTCAAGGTTTAGGTAAACTGATTTCCAAACGATTAAATACAGATCGCACCTTTGGTGCTCTTAGAAATGGAATGAATTCATAGCCCCAAATTGAACTTGGGGCTATTACGGCTTGCTCCTTCAGAGCAAATTAGAATTCAAGCGACTGATTCAAAGCGCTGAAAGCGCGTTCTATACTAGCCCAAAATTCAATTCTGGGAATTTTGAGAAAATGATTTTACCAAAAGTGCTAAAAGCACGATCTGTATTTTCTAAAAAATCAAAAATTTAAAACAATAAAAACAGTATAAACCCCATTCTACCAAGACTATATGAAACCTTCTCGTCGATCATTTATAAAAAAAACCACTGCTCTCGGAGCGGCTGCCAGTCTGAGTTCATTACCTTTTTCACTCCTTGGAAATACCAAAGCAGACATTATAAAAATCGGAATTATCGGTTTGGATACTTCACATGCACCTGCTTTTACCAAGCTTTTCAATGCTGAAAATCCAAAGCCAGAACTTTCAGGATTTCGAGTGGTGGCAGCTTATCCTTTTGGCAGCCGAGATATCAAATCGAGTATGGACCGAATTCCAGGTTACATCGATCAGGTGAAAGAACTCGGTGTGGAAATCGTGGATTCCATTGATGCCTTACTACAAAAAGTGGATGTGGTGCTTCTGGAAACAAATGATGGAAAACCTCATTTGGAGCAAGCACGAGCAGTATTCAAGGCTAAAAAACCCGTATTTATTGATAAGCCGGTTGCGGGTTCTTTTTCTGATGCCTTGAAAATTTACCAAGAAGCAGAGGCAGCAGGGGTTCCTATGTTTTCTTCCTCTTCGCTTCGCTACCAGAAGAATGTCCATGCGGTTCGGCATGAAAACAAAATCGGTCAAGTATTAGCCTGTGATGCCTTCAGTCCAGCAACCTTGGAACCTAGCCATCCGGATTTGTTTTGGTATGGGATACATGGGGTAGAAATTCTGTTTACTGCGATGGGAAAGGGATGTGAATCAGTGACACGTTTTTCGACTCAGGATGCCGAAGTGGTAATAGGAACATGGAAAGACGGAAGAATCGGTACTTTTCGAGGAATGCGATCTGGAAAGCACGACTACGGTGGAACTGCCTTTGGAACAGAGGGAAATCTTTTCTTTGGTCCTTTTGAAGGATATGAACCTTTGGCAATCCAAATCGCTGAGTTTTTCCGCACCAAAAAGCTACCTGTTGAACCGCGAGAAACCTTGGAAATCTATGCCTTCATGGAAGCCGCAGATGAAAGTAATCGCCGCGGTGGAATTCCCATTCGCATCGATTCAATTTTAAAATGATCCAGAGCCTTCCAAGTTTTGAAATCTTGGAAGGCCTTTTTATAACTTATTCAGCTATTTTAGAAGCTTCAATCTCCCTTAAACTCACTTTACATGCGTTTATCAACTCTTTTTAAAGGAGTTATTCTTCTCCTTTTTCTCGTCTGTGCAAAAAGTCCCGTTATTGCTCAAGAAATTAAATGGGATTTGAATGGTGATTCATTTTACCAAATTCAGGAAGGGCAGATTCTCAAAATTAATCTCCCGGATCAAAGCCCGGAAGTATTTATCTCGAAAGCCGATTTGACTCCAAATGCTGGAACAGCCCTCCAAGTTCGGGACTTTACTTTTTCCCAAGACCGAAAAAAAATAGTGATCTACACGAATACCAAACGGGTTTGGAGACTTGACACACAGGGTGATTATTGGGTACTCGATTTGGAAACAAAAGAGTTAAAGCAAGCAGGGAAGGGGCTTCCTGAGTCCTCATTACGATTTGCTAAGCTTTCTCCTGATGGTAGCAAAATCGCCTATGTCAGTGAATTTAATCTCTATGCTGAAGATTTGGATAGCGGTCAAATCACCGCATTAACGCAAGATGGTAACCGAAAGCTGATCAACGGAACTTTCG
Above is a window of Algoriphagus sanaruensis DNA encoding:
- a CDS encoding N-acetylglucosamine-6-phosphate deacetylase; this encodes METRLIGKSFWDGKPMEICVSEGKIKSVSSVGTSPENLWIGPGFTDIQVNGYGGLDYNSLQSDILALGQISKKLLKCGVTSHFPTIITNSPGNISTLIQQVVQLRKMDPVAASCISGIHIEGPFISPEDGPRGAHFKEFVQGPDWDLFQKWIEESEGLIRMITLSPEWEGSSEFIEKCVESGILVSIGHTNATHSQIQYAQKAGARLSTHLGNGMHGVITRHPNYLWSQLASESLSATIIADGFHLPAEVIQVFKKVKGEKLMLVSDSVALAGMPAGDYEAEVGGKVTLTPEGKLHLFGNPNMLAGSAMNILQGINFLLRNNLADLPEAWQMASIRPQRLFEPTFDPFQIGQNADLILAEQQPNLGLKILKVLKNGVEIPLD
- a CDS encoding Gfo/Idh/MocA family protein — protein: MKNNLNRRHFIKTAATGALGLSAATSAFSFNILSQYPLKDKYRVAVIGVNSRGSQHIQAFAKIPNVEIAYICDVDSSAKERGIALALKEGVKTAPTGLVDFRKALEDKTLDAVSIAMPDHWHTPAAMLALQAGKHVYLEKPGSHNPAESELLVEATKKYGKIVQMGNQRRSWPRVQEAMKELHSGAIGKAYYARAWYTNTRKSIGYGKPASFPEWLDFELWQGPAPRAEFKDNLIHYNWHWFWHWGTGEIVNNGVHFLDLARWGLQVDYPEKCYSSGGRYHFQDDWETPDTQIASYNFANGKSILWEGRSCNARDINAMGSGVSFHGENGTLELLNNSYKIYDNANKLVKSAEPTTNTVVDQRGAGFDMDIAHFTNFINAIDKGESQISPYPEIQKSVLLCHLGNISYRTGRALEIDQNSGKILGDKEAMKLWGREYQKGWEPKL
- a CDS encoding acyltransferase family protein encodes the protein MDKESFFQPSKGSEALGGLKSNRLVSIDALRGFDMLMICGADAFFRSFEGKTSTDWLNGLAHQFEHPEWIGFTFYDFIFPLFLFVAGVSIPFSLGKLKEANAPKSQIYRKAFWRMMILIGLGILDKNAPFPFFDWDQIRLGSVLGRIGIAGFATVVLFLNFNTAKRLIIAGGILLVYYAAIFLVPVPGIGAGDLTFEGNLVGWFDRTFLPGRLLQGQFDELGILTTFPAICLTILGAHAGEILRKVTASENQKLKELLVTGLICIGIALIWNLHFPIFKRMWTSSFIMLTSGLAFLSLSLFYLIIDILKFQKWAFFFVVVGMNSLTIYMIYRFVNFRYTSKLLFEGLYKPLGENWMPVMESLGALGLVWLFLYFLYRNKIFFKV
- a CDS encoding Gfo/Idh/MocA family protein — its product is MKPSRRSFIKKTTALGAAASLSSLPFSLLGNTKADIIKIGIIGLDTSHAPAFTKLFNAENPKPELSGFRVVAAYPFGSRDIKSSMDRIPGYIDQVKELGVEIVDSIDALLQKVDVVLLETNDGKPHLEQARAVFKAKKPVFIDKPVAGSFSDALKIYQEAEAAGVPMFSSSSLRYQKNVHAVRHENKIGQVLACDAFSPATLEPSHPDLFWYGIHGVEILFTAMGKGCESVTRFSTQDAEVVIGTWKDGRIGTFRGMRSGKHDYGGTAFGTEGNLFFGPFEGYEPLAIQIAEFFRTKKLPVEPRETLEIYAFMEAADESNRRGGIPIRIDSILK
- a CDS encoding sugar MFS transporter, which produces MSTPSAAVRADQLSQKDTWISIGIIGMLFFIFGFVSWVNAILIPYFKIAFTLSNFDSYLVAFAFYISYLVMSVPSSYLLKAVGFKKGMMFGFFAMAIGTFIFVPAAMSRTYEIFLLGLFTLGTGLAVLQTAANPYVTVLGPKENAAQRISVMGIFNKGAGILAPILFAAVILRVGDNELFQQLDSMSREAKDAALDELIRRVILPYSIVGTVLLCLGIFVRFSPLPEIDTEHETAEVAEANSGKTSIFQFPHLILGAIAIFLHVGTQVIAIDTVIPYANSFGIGLMEAKVFPSYTLAFTILGYLIGISLIPKVISQVNVLRICTLLGTGFTLLIIFTSGQVTILGITTDISIWFVVLLGLANSLVWAGIWPLALDGLGRFTKLGASIMIMGLCGNAIMPLAYGAVADAVNVQQAYWVLFPCYLYLVFYAVQGHKIRKWKLA